From Brachionichthys hirsutus isolate HB-005 chromosome 16, CSIRO-AGI_Bhir_v1, whole genome shotgun sequence, a single genomic window includes:
- the LOC137905330 gene encoding E3 ubiquitin-protein ligase RBBP6-like — translation MAHIHYKFSSKLSSDTAVFADPRITLLELKRQIMRREKLRAADCDLQITNAQTKEEYTDDEGLIPKGSSVIVRRIPVIAVKSSWNSKTRNVERSNKPLHHAFGAIRAMANLAEVDASEEEKINMVVAQASINQPKIFDAALPANYTCYRCGDTGHHIRNCPTSGARTGHDKSVEAPLRLKKSTGIPRSFMVEVDGPNVKGAMLTNCGHYAIPAMHAKAYAIGKKERPPFLPKEPSQPVDEEEPVPEELLCLLCRDLLSDAVVIPCCGGSYCDDCIRTALLDSEEHVCPTCKKSNVSPDTLVANKFLRQAVNTFENEQGQAKSLQGQCGSSQSPNPPPTPVATQSLPRKFHQSEHILQAADTPPSPQACVAAHTATGPAPASIDPGTSLRIVQEPLEIPHKQAVKKTHDDSALAALPVLVSNKEPSAAVSQLTPPVRTQVQVDSAVEDLSQSAAVSPQRSSTGQVLGQPSTCWESSLSLSSCSTEAWSKSNIQLCPPFPSVSSYLAPPPPLFLPPHFHTFLSAQQPLNRFAPGYQPVAPLWTLQPPQGAPIPSVCSSTSTHLTKEWCMRQGKRNERSPLRTQTYKRSSSPLNSKSKSRSSRSYSRSSSRSRSRSCSKGRSRPHSPDSGHRDLHSRSRSSHSYGYKRSPTPSSSSSPRVGHNSRSKTSPGRRKSSHHSRHHGKKSTSGKHSARRRGESSRASSPSYPDARHAKKTSSPKTDRQQYKQEYKDWCEKYYKSYVGHLNQPPSPLPFPQWLEREESRNRSNTNLESRKHFQGKGIDSPPSRSSSDRRSLPSRPSNERLPMPSQSSGDIGHAAAEHKDHLRTRRRRCAEKQSQSRKDDEQQLALDFTNLRTLKCDQNRGKKCEKDIEKESSAGGIRKDKRTNSTGAQHTQDAAAATEVFELTQLISKPDKHSGKDSEIYVGEERNLEIEKGWRRGKYSDSSQYEERRHKDKSSKRAGRVEVCGYRNTAGSKAFDSESENRKRKAEDVERSSVEAESDTFLKTDCAEVPKIHTSDSLNPFQTKKSKIEKQKESKRGPLSVRDIWDGEVKVKPQKKINININMHGKMKDESTEKACSSGEGITGKPKEEIKTRSSGEEENEGEALVWKKATFRDDVGQTEEGEEGKDSASQSRVLRTAEEPKEGSKEQEEYDGMGATDERSSTKGGQEEGRRVRNDSGGRRTGELVAGNQEEQVDGGKGKGVSPSEAKVGSMEGMKRRIKEDMRSKNHHDGPDITEVDESCHANHQERKTSEFSQERAAGTKDELVLIKIPHSKWEEEESEEEEQHEGALGVQTDAPTARVPPSSSVSVTAEVEAENKQGIGEKESNRVCSHRSVAPSSGKGGMMKMDRLTAKEKGNERESRTREDEKERNRNIEGSSSSKAALQMSNSPSSSHPYVYLTSRDTERRAGQLGDDQDSSKSSCSPGGKPLSCSGWEGSAVREQAHGDVFLDLKGKGKDHSPSYPRLDSSGDIPHRHRPTWIHHSSPSFSQSELMGEGLKDGQTEWEGWRELEEGERSSSRSKSNDSSESSGSSSSSSGEEGMMKSKEKKRRDIPELQEEGEQKKHKMSEKHGDGGEDRSSREGDDTERGERLHI, via the exons ATGGCTCATATTCATTATAAATTCTCCTCCAAGCTCAGCTCCGACACGGCGGTGTTCGCCGACCCGCGCATCACGCTGCTGGAGCTGAAGAGGCAGATCATGAGGAGGGAGAAGCTCCGCGCCGCGGACTGCGACCTGCAGATCACAAACGCGCAGACCAAAGAAG AGTACACAGATGATGAAGGTCTGATCCCTAAAGGTTCCTCCGTCATCGTCAGAAGAATCCCCGTGATCGCAGTCAAATCCAGCTGGAACAGCAAGACCCGAAAcgt CGAGCGATCGAACAAGCCGCTTCACCACGCCTTTGGAGCCATCAGAGCA ATGGCCAACCTGGCTGAGGTGGACGCATCCGAAGAGGAGAAGATAAACATGGTGGTTGCTCAGGCCTCCATTAA CCAACCCAAGATTTTCGACGCTGCTCTTCCTGCCAACTACACCTGTTATCGCTGTGGAGATACTGGACACCACATCAGGAACTGTCCCACCAGTGGAGCCAGAACAGGACAT GATAAAAGTGTGGAGGCACCGCTGAGGTTAAAGAAAAGCACAGGCATCCCTCGTTCCTTCATGGTGGAGGTGGACGGCCCCAATGTGAAGGGGGCCATGTTGACCAACTGTGGGCATTACGCTATTCCTGCCATGCACGC CAAGGCGTACGCCATCGGCAAGAAGGAGAGGCCGCCGTTCCTTCCGAAGGAGCCGTCCCAGCCGGTAGATGAGGAGGAGCCTGTACCCGAGgagctcctctgtctgctctgcCGTGACCTGCTGAGCGACGCCGTGGTCATCCCCTGCTGCGGAGGCAGCTACTGTGACGACT GTATTCGAACCGCCTTGCTGGATTCAGAGGAGCACGTCTGCCCAACTTGTAAAAAATCCAACGTCTCTCCGGACACCTTGGTCGCAAATAAGTTTCTCCGACAG GCTGTGAACACCTTTGAGAACGAGCAAGGCCAAGCTAAGAGTCTGCAAGGACAGTGTGGCTCCTCCCAATCCCCGAATCCCCCCCCGACGCCTGTCGCCACACAGAGCCTCCCTCGGAAGTTTCACCAGTCAGAGCACATCTTGCAG GCCGCAGACACGCCGCCATCCCCCCAGGCGTGTGTGGCTGCTCACACGGCAACAGGCCCCGCCCCTGCTTCCATCGACCCGGGCACATCCCTCCGGATTGTTCAGGAGCCCCTGGAGATACCGCACAA ACAGGCTGTAAAGAAGACACATGATGATTCGGCACTTGCTGCACTTCCTGTGCTGGTTTCAAACAAAGAGCCCTCCGCTGCTGTATCGCAGCTCACGCCACCGGTGAGGACACAGGTGCAGGTCGACTCCGCAGTGGAAGACCTGTCCCAATCAGCTGCTGTTAGTCCACAGCGGTCCTCTACAG GGCAAGTCCTGGGACAGCCGTCAACCTGCTGGGAA TCCTCTTTGTCCCTCAGCTCCTGTTCCACCGAAGCATGGAGTAAATCGAACATCCAGCTGTGTCCTCCCTTCCCCTCTGTCTCATCCTATCTAGCACCACCTCcacctctctttctccccccccatTTCCACACGTTCCTCTCTGCTCAGCAGCCTCTCAACCGTTTTGCCCCTGGATACCAACCTGTTGCTCCGCTGTGGACACTTCAACCCCCCCAGGGTGCCCCTATCccgtctgtctgctcctccacctccacccatCTCACCAAGGAGTGGTGCATGCGTCAGggaaagagaaatgaaag GTCTCCCCTCAGAACACAGACGTACAAGcgttcctcttctcctttgAATTCAAAATCCAAGTCCAGGTCGTCTCGTTCCTACTCTCGCTCTTCAAGTAGATCCAGATCACGTTCGTGCTCCAAAGGCAGATCGAG GCCCCACTCGCCCGACTCCGGCCACAGAGACCTCCATTCACGCTCTCGTTCCTCACACTCCTACGGTTACAAACGCTCCCCaacaccctcctcttcatcttcacctcGTGTAGGCCATAATTCCAGGTCCAAAACATCACCGGGTCGCCGCAAGTCCAGCCATCACAGTCGGCATCACGGTAAGAAATCCACTTCCGGCAAGCACAGCGCCAGGAGGCGAGGGGAAAGCTCAAGGGCCAGTTCACCCAGTTATCCGGATGCTCGACATGCAAAGAAAACGAGCAGCccgaagacagacagacaacaatACAAACAGGAATACAAAGACTGGTGTGAGAAATATTACAAAAGCTATGTCGGCCATCTAAATCAGCCGCCCTCGCCCTTGCCATTTCCCCAGTGGTTGGAAAGAGAGGAAAGCAGAAATCGCTCAAACACCAACTTGGAATCTCGCAAACATTTCCAAGGTAAAGGCATTGACTCTCCTCCATCGCGGTCATCCAGCGATAGACGCTCCCTGCCATCGCGTCCTTCTAATGAAAGACTCCCGATGCCGTCTCAGTCATCCGGGGACATCGGCCACGCTGCGGCCGAACATAAGGATCATCTAAGGACACGTCGGCGGCGGTGTGCCGAGAAGCAAAGCCAAAGTCGAAAGGATGATGAGCAGCAACTCGCACTGGATTTTACGAACCTCAGAACCTTAAAATGTGATCAAAATAGAGGGAAGAAATGTGAGAAGGACATAGAAAAGGAGTCCTCAGCAGGCGGCATCAGAAAGGACAAGAGGACAAACAGCACCGGCGCACAGCACACTCAGGATGCAGCTGCTGCCACTGAGGTCTTTGAGCTAACTCAGCTAATCTCGAAACCAGATAAACACTCTGGTAAAGACTCTGAAATATATGTCGGCGAAGAAAGGAATTTAGAAATAGAAAAAGGATGGAGAAGAGGCAAATATTCAGATTCTAGTCAATATGAGGAGAGACGGCACAAAGATAAGTCTAGCAAAAGGGCAGGCAGGGTAGAGGTGTGCGGATACAGAAACACCGCAGGCAGCAAGGCTTTTGACTCTGAATCAGAGAATCGAAAAAGGAAAGCGGAGGACGTGGAGAGAAGCTCTGTCGAGGCTGAAAGCGACACATTTCTGAAAACAGATTGTGCAGAAGTTCCCAAAATCCACACGAGTGATTCTCTAAATCCATTTCAGACAAAGAAGTCAAAAATAGAGAAGCAAAAGGAAAGTAAAAGAGGGCCTCTGTCAGTGAGAGACATCTGGGATGGAGAAGTAAAGgtgaaaccacagaagaagataAACATCAATATCAACATGCATGGAAAAATGAAGGATGAGTCCACTGAAAAAGCATGCTCGTCTGGAGAGGGCATCACGGGAAAACcaaaggaagaaataaagacGAGGAGTAGTGGAGAAGAGGAGAATGAAGGGGAGGCACTCGTATGGAAAAAAGCGACCTTCAGAGATGATGTGGGACAGACGGAAGAGGGCGAAGAAGGGAAGGACTCGGCCTCACAGAGTCGTGTTCTCAGAACAGCTGAGGAGCCGAAGGAGGGGAGCAAAGAACAGGAGGAATATGATGGGATGGGGGCGACTGATGAGAGGAGCAGCACaaagggaggacaggaggaagggaggagagtGAGGAATGACAGTGGAGGCCGACGAACCGGGGAGTTGGTTGCAGGTAACCAGGAGGAGCAGGTAGATGGAGGAAAAGGCAAAGGAGTCTCACCATCGGAGGCAAAGGTTGGATCGATGGAGGGGATGAAGCGGAGAATCAAGGAAGACATGAGGTCCAAGAACCACCATGATGGGCCCGACATCACAGAGGTCGATGAGAG CTGCCATGCGAATCATCAGGAGAGGAAAACCTCGGAGTTCAGCCAGGAGCGAGCCGCTGGCACAAAGGATGAGCTTGTGCTCATCAAG ATCCCTCATTCCaaatgggaagaggaagagtctgaggaggaagagcagcatgAAGGAGCGCTCGGAGTGCAAACGGATGCTCCAACGGCACGCGTACCGCCGTCATCATCCGTGTCTGTGACCGCAGAGGTGGAAGCGGAGAATAAACAGGGAATCGGGGAGAAAGAGAGCAACAGGGTCTGTTCTCACAGAAGTGTGGCTCCCTCTAGTGGCAAAGGGGGAATGATGAAGATGGACAGACTGACCGCCAAAGAGAAAGggaacgagagagagagcagaacaagagaggatgagaaagagagaaacaggaatATAGAGGGGAGTTCCAGCAGCAAAGCCGCGCTCCAAATGAGTaattctccttcctcctctcatccctACGTTTATTTGACGTCGCGTGACACGGAGAGGAGAGCCGGGCAGCTAGGGGACGACCAGGATAGCAGCAAGAGTTCCTGCAGTCCTGGTGGGAAACCATTGAGCTGCAGTGGATGGGAAGGCAGCGCGGTTAGAGAACAAGCACATGGAGATGTGTTCCTGGATCTGAAAGGAAAAGGCAAAGATCATTCCCCCTCCTACCCCAGGCTAGACTCGTCAGGTGACATTCCACATCGGCACAGACCGACATGGATACACCACTCTTCGCCTTCCTTCTCCCAAAGCGAACTTATGGGGGAAGGCTTAAAAGATGGACAGACCGAGTGGGAGGGATGGCGAGAGCTGGAGGAAGGGGAGAGGTCCAGCAGCAGAAGTAAGAGCAACGACTCATCAgagagcagcggcagcagcagcagcagcagcggagaaGAGGGGATGATGAAAtcaaaggagaagaagagacgAGACATCCCAGAGCTGCAGGAAGAAGGGGAGCAGAAGAAACACAAGATGTCTGAGAAACATGGTGATGGAGGTGAagacaggagcagcagagagggGGATGACACTGAAAGAGGGGAACGACTACACatttaa